In the genome of Paenibacillus pabuli, the window GCATCCCATCATTCATCATTCGCGTGCAGACGGCAGCTATTTTCCGAAAAATGAATGTCCTATTCATATGACGATTATGGACGGCCAGCGTCGTACTGTGAAGGAGGATGTGTTCTGGCGCAAGGACGGAACCAGCTTTCTGGTGGAATACCAGGTTACACCGATTATCGATGAGGGTCAGATTCGCGGCGCCGTTATCGTATTCAATGATGTGACTGGTGATCGCGAAATCGTACGCGCCAAGGAAACAGCTGAACTCGCGGCACAGGCCAAGTCGGAATTCTTGTCCATGGTCAGTCATGAAATTCGCACACCGATGAATGGCATTGTAGGCATGACTGAATTGCTGATTGGCACGGATTTATCGGAGGAACAGCGAGAATACGCCGAGATCATTCGTGAGAGCGGCGATGCCCTGTTGAATATCCTCAATGACATTCTTGATTTCAGTAAATTGGAATCCGGGAAAATGGCTTTGGCCTATGAGCCGTTCTCGCTGCGCATCATGTTGGAACAGGTTGCGGAGCTATTCTCTTCTAAAGCGGAAGAGAAGCAGTTGAAAATCCGATATCGACTCAATCCCGACATTCCTGAGTTTATGGTGGGTGATGCGATGCGTATTCGGCAAATTCTCGTCAATCTGGTGAGCAATGCCTTGAAGTTTACGGATCAGGGCAGTATTGATGTTACGGTGGATATTATTCGCGGCAGTAGACCGGAAGCAAGTGTGCTGGACTTTGCGGTGAAGGATACAGGGATTGGTATTCCTGAAGATAAGCTGGATCAGCTGTTCCAGTCGTTCTCTCAACTGCATCCTGTGATTAACCGCAAATATGGCGGGACAGGTCTTGGATTGGTCATTTCGAAGCGACTTGTGGAGATTATGGGTGGCAGTATCAGTGTGGAAAGTGAAGATGGAAAGGGATCAATCTTCCGCTTCGCAGTGCCTGCCACAAGTGTATATGCGACTGCAGAGGCAGAGCAATCTGCCCGACAATTCAGCCATGATCGGACACGCCAGGGGGATAAAGTGGCGATGCGAATCTTGGTGGCTGAGGACCATCCGGTAAACCGAAAGATTTTGACAGAATATCTGGAAAATCTTGGTTACCAAGCGGATGTATGCACCAATGGGGTAGAAGCGATTGAGGCTATTTCACAAAATGCCTATGATATTGTCCTGATGGATCTGCAGATGCCTGTTATGGATGGACTCAAAGCGACAGACCTTGTACACCGCTTAATTCCGCAGGAACGCATTCCGGCGATCATAGCGGTAACCGGAAATGCCAAACGTGAAGACAAGGAAGCTTGTTTGGAGATTGGCATGCGTGACTTCATCAGCAAACCAGTCATGCTGAGTGAATTAAAGCGGGTATTGCAGCAATGGGGGCCAGCGGATGAACAGCAGCTTGCACCAAGCTAAGCGGTTGTCTGGTCTCATAAACGACAAACACAAATACACTCATGACGATCCTTAAGAGGAGGCCATGAGTGTATTTGTGTTGCATGATACTCGGTCACGAACTCTTCGAATAAACCGATCGTCAAACGAGGGTGAGACGATTAATGCTGCCTGACAAAACTTCACAGGAGCGCACGAATTTCTCGCGTTCAGATGCATCCAGATTCAATTCAATAATCTCCTGAATACCGTTTCCGCCAATAATGGCCGGGACGCCAGCACAGACATTGCTCTGTCCATACTCTCCATCAAGGACCGCGGACACGGCAATAATCTTGTGTTCATCATTGAGAATGGAACGGGTAATATGTGCGAGTGCGTTACCGATTCCGAATTGGGTGGAACCTTTACGAGTGAAAATTTCCCAACCGGCATCTTTCGTTTTACGAGCAATATCTTCCAGGTCCAGATGTTTGAAACGTTCTTTGTGCTGCTCCATAATGTGCATAATCGGTTTGCCTCCGATGGTAACATGCGACCATGCCACAAACTGGGATTCTCCGTGCTCCCCGAGAGCATATCCGTGCACGCTGCGTGGATCGATGGAGAAGACCTCAGACAACAGTGTTTTGAGCCGGGAGGAATCAATAGAGGTACCTGTACCGATGACTCGTTCACGAGGAAGACCAGACAGCTTCCATACCATATAAGTTACTATGTCAACCGGATTGGCCGCGATGACAAAAATCCCCCGAAATCCGCTATTCATGATAGGAACAACGATATCTTTGGCAATGGACTCTGCTTCCTCCAGAATATCCAGACGTGTCTGCCCTGGCTTTGGATTCGCTCCGGCTGTCAGGACAATGACGTCCATGCTGCCGCAATCTGCATAAGTACCAGCGTACACCTTCGTGCGATTATGTGTGAAGTCCATGCAATGGGAAAAATCCAGTGCCTGCGCAACCGCACGGTCATACGTCCGGTCAACCATCATAATTTCTCTGCATATCGATTGATTAATCATGGAATACGCACAACTTGAACCGACCAGCCCCGCCCCGATCACCGCTACTTTACCTGATTTGCCTAACACTGCCGTTCAGCCCCCATTTACATTTGATTTATCCGTTCATAACGAGACTTATGTTAAGTATAGTCCTTTATTTTATGCCAACGACTGTTTCCACGTTACATAAGATAACACATGGAAAAGCTGCGCAGCAATGAATCTCTCTGTCGCGGGAGCGTATTGGAGTGATGGAGTTAACAAAATTGACATTAATAATTCATCTTCATAAAAGTGACGGCGTTTGCATCAACGAATTTCGACATGACAGCATTCACACTCATTGTCGGATGAAGGGTTATTTTTACGAATGAGGCAACTGACAAAAGTTCTTATGAATCCGCAGAAACAGAAGAAAAGCGCCAAAGGGATCTGCAAAGAGACTGACGAATATATACGGACAAGCAAATGAAACATGCGTACTTGATCCATGAGACAGGTTGACCCGATCCGATGACAGTTCCAGAAGGGAACGCTGAAGCCACTACCTTGTATTCAAAAAGACTTCATTCCGGGAGGGAATAATAATGATTGAAGAAGCAGGAGCAACGACGGAAACGGCCAAGAGCCTGGGCATTGGCGCCAGTACTCTTCGTAAATATGCGGCAGCACTTGAGGAACAAGGATATCGATTCGAGCGTGCCGCCAACAAATCCAGATTGTTCAAGTCGGACGATATTGAGTGCATCGAACGTCTAATGACAGAACTTAGGGAACATAACCTGCCGCTTGCAGATGCTGTGGTGACCGTACTGGCTCCAGATGTGCCTGCGATGGTAATGGAGGATGCTTCGGAAACCGAATGTGCAGCAACAGTGATGCCCGTTATATTTCCAGACAGCCCTGAACCGACTGGAACCCTAAGATCTTATGAGGGTCTGGGACAACTGGTGAGTGAAGTGACATACGGTGCTGTTGGGCAGCAGGATGATCAGGTTCAACTGCTGCAGCATCGGGTGGACGAATTGGAGTTAACACTGCAGCATCTGGCGGATACCCATCTTGCTCTCCAGGAACAGATGGAGAAGCAGCGCCTGTGGATGAATGAGAAGCTGGAAGAGGAGCGGGATCGTGAACTGGTCACCAATCTGCGCAGCTTTCAGGGCAGAAAACGCAAATCGAAAGGAACATCGCTCCGAATGCTTTTTGGGCTGCTGCCCAAAAAGCACAAAGAAGCCTAAGGCTCTGACCCAGGCTCGTCGTGATTTTACACAGGCAGCTTGATATAATGAGCCCATACAACAACAAGACTGGCTGCTGATCTGCTCTGCATAAATGGGGAACAGGGAGAGATCAGATCGCTGGCGTGGGAGGACCTGTGGAGCTGCGACGGAGCTGGCAAAGACTGCTCGGCCTATGGACGGATCGTCCCCGGCGGAAAGGTACAAAGATCGCCGGGCGTTATACGATATATGATTTGCTTGGTATGGGAAGCTATGGACTGACATACCTGTGTACCGATGAACAGACTGGTAAGGATGTCGCGTTAAAAGAATCCAAACCCAGCAAGGGCAGACTCGCTGTACGGTTGCTGGACAGGGAGGCGGATGTGATGAATCGGATGGATCACCCGGCCATCCCTGAGCTGTTGGATGTGTTCACATACCGGGGGCGTAGTTACATTGTCACCGAGTATATCCTTGGGGAGACACTGGAACAGTGCATATTCGAGCAAGACAGCAAATATACGGAACAAGAATGTCTGGAGTTGGTAAGGCAATTGCTGGCTCCTATAATACATGTCCATGAGCAGGGATATATTCATGGGGATGTGCGTATTCCGAACGTCATTTTACGTAACGGGCAGGTGCATTTGATTGATTTTGGCCTGGCACGGCGCATGGGGGAGCCGTTGTTGCCTGAGCTAAAACGCCGGATGCGTGAATGGCCCGAGCCTGAAGATGAACTGGCTGCACCTGACCAGGATTTGCAGGATCTTGGTCATTTTCTTTTGTTCATGCTGTATTCCGCTTACGAGCCGGAGAAGGGCCGCAAACCGGCCAGTTGGCAGGAGGAGCTCAAGCTCACGCCAGAAGTTCGCGATATGCTGGAACGACTGCTTGGACTTCGTCCAGGTTATGCAGGCGGGGCGCTGGAATTAGAGGCGGATATTGAGCGTGTGCTGATGAATTTGGGATGAAATAAGGCTCTATAGGTGACATATATTTGATATCCATGACCTCTTGGTATATATCTACAGGGGTCTTTTTCCTTTATTATAAGAAGTGCATAACGTATCAAAACAGAGGGTTGAATGATATAATGGATATGAATTATACGTTAAAGGAGGCGATTCCTCTTATGTTAAAAAAACTGGAAGGCGATAATGCGGAATTATTCAAAACATGGTTTCATAGCAAGAAAGATACCATTGTAGATATCGAAGGGAAGCATTATTTAATCAAGCCACTGGAAAACGTGGTACAGGAAGAAATAGAAAGCGACATGGAGCTCAAATCTTTAATTTTACAAGCCAAAAAGGATATTTCTGTAGGTAGGGTCTGCTCTACAGATGATATAATTGATGCAATTGAAAAAGGAACACTATAGATGTTAATCCAGTGGACTCCTTCAGCAAGACAAGGGCTCGCTCAAATTGGAAGTATTCATTTTACACAGGAAGAGACTAAGCTTTATAAGATTGAACTGGTTCGTAAAATTGAGATGAAAGTGGCTGTCATGGCTGAATCCATGCCAGCTCAAGAACCATCATGGCAAGGGACTTACCGGATTTTGGTTGATAAATTTAAAGTGTATTACTCATTTTCTTTGGACAAGAGAACGTGTTACATTGAGGCATCAACATCAACAAATTGATACATAATAAAGAAAAAATAAGGGGTGTTTTGCTGACCGTGAAGACGGCCGGCAGAACACCCCTTTCAATACATATATCTGATTTAACGCAGTCTAGCCGATATAAACATTTCTGTTTGTGAATTAGTAGTACCGGCTTAGCTGGAGCTGTATTTTCTGCTTTTATAATAACCGGAGCCGTGGCGGCTATCCCGGTGTTTTGCATCCGAGGATGAATATCGTCGGTAGCTGCGTTTGCCTGAAGAGCTGCTATATCGTTTGCGGTGCGAAGAGGATTTGGAATCCAAAAGTTTGCCTAACATTTTCCTGAGCATGAGGTTTCCCTCCTTTCGACTTCAAGCCGTTTTAAGCATATACGGGGCTCTGTTGAAGCGGGTTTCGAATTTTTTGAGAGGAAGTGTATTCATTGGACAGGAGCTAGGCGTATAATAGGATGTTGAGGAAATTGCGGAATTTTTTATTTTGAGCATTTCGCGTTACAATAGAAGACAGGATGAGATTTTAACGGACAGGAGTAGTTGTAATGATTACGTTGAAGACCAAAGAACAAATAGAAAATATGAAAAAGGCTGGAGAAATTCTTGCCGCATGCCATAGAGAAATCGCAGGAATGATTCGTCCAGGAATCACGACACAGGAAATAGATCAGTTTGCAGAAGCTTTTATGAAGAAAAATGGCGCTACGCCGGAACAAAAGGGATACAACGGGTATCAATATGCGACATGTGCGTCGGTTAATGATGTGATCTGTCATGGGTTTCCGGGAAAATATGTACTGCAGGATGGTGACATCGTTACGATTGATATGGTTGTGAACCTGAATGGCTGGCTGGCCGACTCCGCGTGGTCGTATGCGGTGGGTCAGGTGACTCCAGAAGCACAGCATCTATTGGACGTCACTAAAACATCTCTCTATAAAGGGATTGAATTGGCTGTGATCGGCAACCGAATCGGGGATATCTCCCATGCAATTCAGACGTATGCAGAAGGTGAAGGTCTATCGGTTGTCCGTGAATTTATCGGTCACGGAATCGGCGAGAAGATGCATGAGGAACCCCAGGTGCCTCACTATGGCCCGCCGCACCGTGGTCCACGTCTCAAGGAAGGCATGGTTATTACGATTGAACCGATGCTGAACATTGGTACGTACCGCAGCAAGCTGGATTCGGATGGCTGGACGGCACGTACTCAGGATGGAAGCCTGTCTGCTCAATATGAGCATACGATTGCCATTACAGCCGATGGTCCGGTCATTCTGACTGCTCAATAATGACTCCCAATGTCTCAAACGGGATGATATTTGCATATTTCAAGGCGGCCCACGTTTGTGATCCGCCTGTTTCGGTTTAAACTATTTAGAGACGATACACATAGAGCCGGTGGTGAATCATATCAGCTGACAGAGGTTTAACTCTGGTCCACTGGCAAGAAGGAGGTCATTTTGGTGTCTGAAAATAAACAGATCGTACTTGCGTCACGTCCAGAAGGTGCCCCATCCAGAGAAGACTTTAAATTCATTGATGCACCGATTCCTGAACCGGATGCAGGACAAGTTCTGGTACGTACGCTATATCTGTCTGTAGACCCGTACATGCGGGGTCGCATGAAAGATACGAAATCCTATGCTCCCCCCTATGCATTGAATGAAGTGATCAAGGGCGGAACGATTGGGCAGGTGGTGGAATCCTCGGAACCCAATCTGCGCAAAGGGGATCTGGTATCCGGAACGTGGGGTTGGCAGCAGTATGCAGCCGTAAATACGGGAGACATTTCCCTGATTGATACAGAAGAGGCTCCAATTACGGCATACCTGGGTGCACTTGGCATGACGGGTTTGACCGCTTATTTTGGCATGGAGGATATCGGCAAACCGAAGGATGGCGAAACGGTGGTTGTATCGGGAGCAGCCGGAGCGGTAGGCATGATTGCGGGGCAGATCGCCAAGATTGTAGGTGCGCGTGTAATTGGGATAGCAGGTTCTGACGATAAATGCGCTTATCTGAAAGAAAAACTAGGATTCGACGTGGTATTAAACTATAAGCATGAAGAGGATATGTCTGCTGCCATTGAACGGGCCTGTCCTTCCGGGGTAGACGTTTATTTCGATAACGTTGGTGGTGAAATCTCTGATGCAGTACTGCGCCATATTAATCGAAATGCACGTATTCCGCTCTGTGGACAGATTTCGTCCTATAATCTGGAGAAACCGGATATCGGCATGCGTCCGCAGACGTTACTGTTGACCAATACGGCGTTGATGAAAGGCTTCCTGGTGGGTGACTATGCCAAATCCTTCAAGGAAGGCCGAGCTAAACTGGCGAAATGGATCAAGGAAGGCCATATTCAGTATGAAGAGAACATTGTGGAAGGTTTTGACCGGACACCGGAAGCATTTATGGGCCTCTTCTCTGGAGATAACCTGGGCAAACAGCTCGTAAAGGTTGCGGACCCTGAATAAATACAGAAATCGCTAGAACATATGCCAGAACAGGAAAAGACACGTTCCGCACGATGAAGTGCACAGAACGTGTCTTTTTGGTTGTTAACATATGGCCATGTTGCTAAGCTTCGGCGGCAACAACTTCCTTATAGTGTTTGTACATATATACCCGCCAGCGTACGATCATGCCAAAGGCCAGCAGGAAGAACAAGCCACCCGTTTGAGGAATGCTCACATAACGCTGAATGACTTCATGCAGGATTAGGCGTATTGCCAGCAATCCAAGCAGAATGAACGCGAAGCTCCGTGAACGCGTGGCGAAAATTTCCTCGTTAACTCGTTCAAAGCGAGTACTGCGAATGAGGGGATACGAGAATATAAACCAGCCCACCAACAGCGCGATCAGTGCCCATAGAAGCGGAACATGTGTCTCGGGTACAACAAACATAAGAAATCCTGTACTCATTCCCAACGGGGGAATAAGGATTTTGCGAATGGTTACCGGACGGTGGCTGGCTTTCATTCGAATAAAAATGGCAAGCAGGGCCATGATGAGCATACCCACAGTTGCACCGATCTGAAGGTAAGACGGACTGATTTGAGCCACGTAAAACTCCCTCTTTCTGGAATAATATGTTATCCGGACATCCGGAACATGATGCGAATTACCGGAATTTGCTGTTCCTATTATATCACAAACAAAGAAAGCCGATAGAATGCTTAGTGTATCATTTACCCGGATTGTATATGCAGGGTTCATTTGAAAAATTTGTATTTATTGTACCCCGTGTGAGACGGTTTATTCGAGTAAGGGGAAATCAGGAAATGAACGAACATGTATGGATATATGCCCGACTTATCGGTGGACAAAGTGCTGGCTGGTTTGAAGGGAAGACTGCTTTGTTATTAGATTTGACCAGTATTCTAGTTGGGAGTGTTCTTGTGCTTCTGCTGTGCGCCTATGGTTACATCATATGGGATAAGCATGCAGCAAGGCGAAGATCGGCGGTGAAATCAAAATGGTTGCATGAGCTTAGTGCGGAGGGCTCTGCACTAAGGAGTTATTTTGACACAGGAGAAATTGACTCATCCTTGCTTGATATGTCGGGCGATCAACAGGTTGTGTTGCAGGATATCTTGTTACTGCGACTGACTCAAGGGCCCAAAGAACTGGAGCTTGCACGTATTCGTTCCTTGTCCTGGAGAGTCTTCGAAAGTTCATACAGAACATGGCTGGAATCGAGGAAATGGAGCGAGAGAGTTAATACTTTGTTATACGTCGAGCAGTTTCATATGACTGAACTCTTGCCCAAGCTTGAGGAGATGCTGCGATCTTCTTCGTGTACACCGCTGGAGCGGTTCATCATTTTACGCATGTATTCCAGAACCGGGTATATGAGAATTTTGAAGGAATTGCTGCGGAAGGATACGTTACTTTCCAATTCACAGTATTTGCAGATTTTATTACCGCTCACAGATGAGATGTGGACGCGATTAATGGATCACTTTAAGGGAGTACCTTATCAGGTTCAATGTACAATCATTGATGCTCTACGAATCCGTGATGAACAGTCAGTTAAAGTTATTACATTACTGGAGGCGCTGATCCTAGGAGAGGATGCCGAACTTCGGACCCGCTCGTTTCAGGCACTCGCCCATGTTGACAGGAAGGATAACGGTTTGCTGAGACGGTTGCTGCTGGCATGGAATAAAGAGGGTGACGAGAGAGCGCGCTCGGAACGTCTAGTTGTGGCCCGATTAATGGGAAGCATGCGTGAAGAAGCTTTTATCCCCTGGTTGAAAAAGTTGATGGGAGATCCTTCCTTTCAAATCAGACAGGAGGCAGCCAACTCACTTGCTCGATACGAGCAGGCAGTGGAGGAATTGCGTTTTGCAGCCTTGGAGCACCCGGATAAGTACGCAAGGCAGATAGCGGAAGAAACGCTGGAAAGGAAGCAGTATGGACGAAAGATGGATTAATATGCTGCGGAGTTTGATATTGGCGTGTTACGAAGGAACGGTAATATACCTTATACTCGCCATTATGATGTTCAGTGTACTATTTATTGCAGCTGTACGGATGCTGATCCGGCAGAGGGATGTAAACTTTTTTCAATATGATGAAATGTTGAATGAGGAACTGGCCCCGGCAGTATCGCTCCTTATGCCAGTGCACAACAGTGAGAACGTTGTTGTTGACCGTGTTGGGCGTCTGCTGGATACGCAATATGCGCTCTATGAAATCATCATCATTAATGATGGTTCGGAAGATTCGACGATGCAGCGATTAATGGATGAGTATGATTTGTTGCCTATTCAAAGTAAAGTTCA includes:
- a CDS encoding PAS domain-containing hybrid sensor histidine kinase/response regulator is translated as MDINKTETLKRIISEGSSYQSLFFNHPDAIYVMDIHGNYIDANPSIERISGYTFEELRQLDRNRICPPESEESRKEYIREVLAGHSVSNSITFYHRDGSLKQAEITYVPITEKEEIVGIYGIARDVTEIVEVERKLHETQEKYQMLADHAQDLITTSSMDGKLLYVSPSVYSLLGYHPEEVTGKFLKDYCYPGDYPELLEMSSSGNGCKMRVLHKKGHYIWMETLAKPVAGEEGKNTQIVSISRDITQHKNAERRLRESRQRYKSLFEHNPAAVYSLNLEGKYTAVNRNLVKMLDVPRSKLIGQSFLSHLDKSEVHGGQAYFELVKQGKPQHYESRIVNSSGRKVDVAIINVPIIVDQELVGVYGILSDITERKDYTEQIQELSKQHALILNTVTEGIYGLDADGITRFMNPAAASMFGYEAEEFVGKSSHPIIHHSRADGSYFPKNECPIHMTIMDGQRRTVKEDVFWRKDGTSFLVEYQVTPIIDEGQIRGAVIVFNDVTGDREIVRAKETAELAAQAKSEFLSMVSHEIRTPMNGIVGMTELLIGTDLSEEQREYAEIIRESGDALLNILNDILDFSKLESGKMALAYEPFSLRIMLEQVAELFSSKAEEKQLKIRYRLNPDIPEFMVGDAMRIRQILVNLVSNALKFTDQGSIDVTVDIIRGSRPEASVLDFAVKDTGIGIPEDKLDQLFQSFSQLHPVINRKYGGTGLGLVISKRLVEIMGGSISVESEDGKGSIFRFAVPATSVYATAEAEQSARQFSHDRTRQGDKVAMRILVAEDHPVNRKILTEYLENLGYQADVCTNGVEAIEAISQNAYDIVLMDLQMPVMDGLKATDLVHRLIPQERIPAIIAVTGNAKREDKEACLEIGMRDFISKPVMLSELKRVLQQWGPADEQQLAPS
- a CDS encoding L-lactate dehydrogenase, whose protein sequence is MLGKSGKVAVIGAGLVGSSCAYSMINQSICREIMMVDRTYDRAVAQALDFSHCMDFTHNRTKVYAGTYADCGSMDVIVLTAGANPKPGQTRLDILEEAESIAKDIVVPIMNSGFRGIFVIAANPVDIVTYMVWKLSGLPRERVIGTGTSIDSSRLKTLLSEVFSIDPRSVHGYALGEHGESQFVAWSHVTIGGKPIMHIMEQHKERFKHLDLEDIARKTKDAGWEIFTRKGSTQFGIGNALAHITRSILNDEHKIIAVSAVLDGEYGQSNVCAGVPAIIGGNGIQEIIELNLDASEREKFVRSCEVLSGSINRLTLV
- a CDS encoding serine/threonine protein kinase, producing the protein MELRRSWQRLLGLWTDRPRRKGTKIAGRYTIYDLLGMGSYGLTYLCTDEQTGKDVALKESKPSKGRLAVRLLDREADVMNRMDHPAIPELLDVFTYRGRSYIVTEYILGETLEQCIFEQDSKYTEQECLELVRQLLAPIIHVHEQGYIHGDVRIPNVILRNGQVHLIDFGLARRMGEPLLPELKRRMREWPEPEDELAAPDQDLQDLGHFLLFMLYSAYEPEKGRKPASWQEELKLTPEVRDMLERLLGLRPGYAGGALELEADIERVLMNLG
- the map gene encoding type I methionyl aminopeptidase, translated to MITLKTKEQIENMKKAGEILAACHREIAGMIRPGITTQEIDQFAEAFMKKNGATPEQKGYNGYQYATCASVNDVICHGFPGKYVLQDGDIVTIDMVVNLNGWLADSAWSYAVGQVTPEAQHLLDVTKTSLYKGIELAVIGNRIGDISHAIQTYAEGEGLSVVREFIGHGIGEKMHEEPQVPHYGPPHRGPRLKEGMVITIEPMLNIGTYRSKLDSDGWTARTQDGSLSAQYEHTIAITADGPVILTAQ
- a CDS encoding NADP-dependent oxidoreductase, with protein sequence MSENKQIVLASRPEGAPSREDFKFIDAPIPEPDAGQVLVRTLYLSVDPYMRGRMKDTKSYAPPYALNEVIKGGTIGQVVESSEPNLRKGDLVSGTWGWQQYAAVNTGDISLIDTEEAPITAYLGALGMTGLTAYFGMEDIGKPKDGETVVVSGAAGAVGMIAGQIAKIVGARVIGIAGSDDKCAYLKEKLGFDVVLNYKHEEDMSAAIERACPSGVDVYFDNVGGEISDAVLRHINRNARIPLCGQISSYNLEKPDIGMRPQTLLLTNTALMKGFLVGDYAKSFKEGRAKLAKWIKEGHIQYEENIVEGFDRTPEAFMGLFSGDNLGKQLVKVADPE
- a CDS encoding CcdC family protein, with the translated sequence MAQISPSYLQIGATVGMLIMALLAIFIRMKASHRPVTIRKILIPPLGMSTGFLMFVVPETHVPLLWALIALLVGWFIFSYPLIRSTRFERVNEEIFATRSRSFAFILLGLLAIRLILHEVIQRYVSIPQTGGLFFLLAFGMIVRWRVYMYKHYKEVVAAEA
- a CDS encoding HEAT repeat domain-containing protein, with product MNEHVWIYARLIGGQSAGWFEGKTALLLDLTSILVGSVLVLLLCAYGYIIWDKHAARRRSAVKSKWLHELSAEGSALRSYFDTGEIDSSLLDMSGDQQVVLQDILLLRLTQGPKELELARIRSLSWRVFESSYRTWLESRKWSERVNTLLYVEQFHMTELLPKLEEMLRSSSCTPLERFIILRMYSRTGYMRILKELLRKDTLLSNSQYLQILLPLTDEMWTRLMDHFKGVPYQVQCTIIDALRIRDEQSVKVITLLEALILGEDAELRTRSFQALAHVDRKDNGLLRRLLLAWNKEGDERARSERLVVARLMGSMREEAFIPWLKKLMGDPSFQIRQEAANSLARYEQAVEELRFAALEHPDKYARQIAEETLERKQYGRKMD